In a genomic window of Carassius gibelio isolate Cgi1373 ecotype wild population from Czech Republic chromosome A3, carGib1.2-hapl.c, whole genome shotgun sequence:
- the LOC127940599 gene encoding uncharacterized protein LOC127940599: MLVRGQLRINRRHLIKVTVDAMRERSLNPTRRECVVVAKAITQKYPNSFLDKNEEGELIGCGYFSVINQLKTRVEYLNRGNSLSRLRKHKRTQRDDEDGDDDQPAVATCARIDSYGCVRWQPADYPDGETSASLEEKKLEMIDIFSREGLKGAERGRVEDLMAITYAKQREYINAKPSPSILDVGKEWPFLFSQKFLLSHFTTLTNVELYTRLNEDMDKKGKRLLDFFSSQITKWRKEVRAVLKEAIKKDREGSDGLAAMLVMLAHFKEQEESLFLIADETTTPADAEAQLSLPVTPRIIMLGETILTAKKWMLSIEGRVVIPPGAHMADFTTALAALFACYYVFNLEYQVEASTTLEFVQRFLVRINPDSNKCTAKEQMSKTTGRVVKRKTSYMNPHVISFIRDFTEFYLLTD; this comes from the exons ATGCTGGTGAGAGGCCAGCTCCGGATTAACCGCAGACACTTGATAAAAGTCACTGTTGATGCGATGAGAGAGCGTTCCTTGAACCCTACTCGCAGAGAGTGTGTGGTAGTGGCTAAAGCTATAACTCAAAAATATCCAAATAGCTTTTTAGACAAAAATGAAGAGGGGGAGCTAATTGGATGTGGGTATTTCAGCGTTATAAATCAGCTCAAAACCAGAGTAGAATATTTGAATCGAGGCAACTCTCTTTCCCGTCTGAGGAAGCACAAACGCACCCAGAGAGATGATGAGGATGGTGATGATGACCAGCCAGCAGTAGCTACATGTGCAAGAATCGACAGTTATGGGTGTGTTCGTTGGCAGCCAGCGGACTATCCAGATGGGGAAACATCAGCATCATTAGAGGAAAAGAAGCTTGAGATGATTGATATATTCAGCCGAGAGGGACTAAAGGGCGCTGAGAGAGGAAGGGTAGAAGACCTAATGGCAATCACTTATGCCAAACAGCGGGAATACATCAACGCAAAGCCTTCCCCAAGCATTCTGGATGTGGGTAAAGAGTGGCCATTTCTCTTTTCACAGAAGTTTTTATTGTCACACTTCACCACTCTCACCAATGTTGAACTATACACAAGACTGAATGAAGATATGGACAAAAAGGGTAAAAGACTCCTGGATTTCTTCAGTAGTCAGATTACAAAGTGGAGGAAAGAAGTAAGAGCTGTTCTGAAGGAAGCCATAAAGAAGGACCGAGAAGGATCTGATGGCCTAGCAGCGATGCTTGTGATGTTGGCACACTTCAAAGAGCAAGAGGAGTCACTTTTTCTCATTGCTGAT GAGACTACCACTCCCGCAGACGCAGAGGCCCAGCTGTCTCTCCCAGTCACTCCAAGGATCATCATGCTTG GAGAGACAATCCTGACTGCAAAAAAATGGATGCTGTCGATCGAGGGGAGGGTCGTAATCCCACCTGGTGCTCACATGGCAGACTTCACCACTGCCTTGGCCGCTCTCTTCGCCTGTTACTATGTATTCAATCTAGAGTATCAGGTGGAAGCCAGCACAACACTGGAGTTTGTTCAGAg GTTTTTAGTCAGGATTAATCCTGACTCCAACAAGTGCACTGCCAAGGAGCAGATGAGCAAGACGACTGGGAGAGTGGTGAAGCGGAAGACTTCATACATGAACCCCCATGTAATCTCCTTCATCAGGGACTTCACAGAGTTCTATTTGCTAACTGACTAG